From a region of the Deltaproteobacteria bacterium genome:
- a CDS encoding HK97 gp10 family phage protein yields the protein MTSVAVKGLAEAEKWLETFSEQIAREALQAALGAAGARLERAIRAEVPSRTGVLRESVKTVIATARVNGAVRGTVGAGGGRAFYAPWVETGTTAHDIAPKAARALTIGSLLRSLLRWHARHPGARKRQFMARAFDTEGERAVDAFSAELWRQIARLRVTRGDFAGGRS from the coding sequence ATGACCAGCGTCGCCGTCAAGGGGCTGGCCGAAGCCGAGAAGTGGCTCGAGACGTTCTCGGAGCAGATCGCACGCGAGGCGCTGCAAGCGGCGCTCGGTGCGGCCGGCGCGCGGCTCGAGCGTGCAATACGCGCAGAGGTGCCGTCGCGCACCGGTGTGCTGCGCGAAAGTGTCAAGACGGTGATCGCGACGGCGCGCGTCAATGGCGCAGTGCGCGGGACCGTGGGCGCAGGGGGCGGGCGCGCGTTCTACGCGCCCTGGGTTGAGACGGGTACAACGGCGCACGATATCGCTCCGAAGGCGGCACGTGCGCTCACGATCGGATCGCTGCTCAGATCGCTGCTCAGGTGGCATGCGCGCCACCCCGGCGCCCGAAAGCGGCAGTTCATGGCGCGGGCATTCGATACTGAGGGCGAGCGCGCGGTCGACGCGTTCTCGGCCGAACTGTGGCGGCAGATTGCGCGCCTGCGCGTGACGCGCGGCGACTTCGCCGGCGGGCGGTCATGA
- a CDS encoding DUF3168 domain-containing protein, translating to MIREAVYKLLTADATLAGLVGTRIYPEAIPARTQRPAIVIDTLTLRRIQGTRAATAWRTARFEVGIVADSVVACNTVAQAVLAVLGRYQGTVPGLSGITIDDIVDTDSSSERVPRLGDGGVYALPLEFEAFWKET from the coding sequence ATGATCCGCGAAGCGGTCTACAAGCTGCTGACGGCCGACGCGACGCTGGCCGGGCTGGTTGGCACGCGCATCTACCCCGAAGCGATTCCCGCGCGCACGCAGCGGCCCGCCATTGTGATCGACACGCTGACGTTGCGACGCATTCAAGGGACGCGCGCGGCGACTGCCTGGCGCACCGCGCGGTTCGAGGTGGGCATCGTCGCCGACTCGGTCGTGGCCTGCAACACAGTCGCGCAGGCGGTGCTGGCCGTGCTCGGTCGCTACCAGGGCACGGTGCCGGGGCTGTCTGGCATCACGATCGACGACATCGTCGACACGGATTCGTCGAGCGAGCGTGTGCCGCGTCTGGGTGACGGCGGCGTGTACGCGCTGCCGCTCGAGTTTGAGGCCTTCTGGAAGGAAACCTGA
- a CDS encoding head-tail adaptor protein, translating into MHAGRRDHLLTVEEAIVTRDAMGGEARTWATFVQAWGAVWYRTGREQRDRQVDEDAGTVEITMLHVDGVSSAMRVVDEATEEVFAITAAVPIGRRLDLRLVCRLADPVA; encoded by the coding sequence GTGCATGCCGGGCGCCGCGATCACCTCCTCACCGTCGAAGAGGCGATCGTCACGCGCGACGCGATGGGTGGCGAAGCGCGGACCTGGGCCACGTTCGTGCAGGCCTGGGGCGCCGTCTGGTATCGCACGGGGCGCGAGCAGCGCGACCGGCAGGTCGACGAGGACGCGGGTACGGTCGAGATCACAATGCTGCACGTGGACGGCGTGAGCTCTGCCATGCGCGTGGTCGATGAGGCCACCGAGGAGGTCTTCGCGATCACCGCAGCCGTGCCGATAGGCCGACGGCTCGACCTGCGGCTTGTCTGCCGACTCGCGGACCCGGTTGCATGA
- a CDS encoding DUF1799 domain-containing protein translates to MEAFLAVGTQWRFVVLGGGMGPTVVREAGLDYTAADAAWRRLGMDVDAETFARVQIMEHAVIEAGNRG, encoded by the coding sequence GTGGAGGCCTTCCTCGCAGTGGGCACGCAGTGGCGATTCGTGGTCCTGGGCGGCGGGATGGGCCCGACGGTGGTGCGCGAGGCGGGGCTGGACTACACCGCGGCTGATGCGGCCTGGCGTCGTCTGGGCATGGACGTCGACGCCGAAACGTTCGCGCGGGTGCAAATCATGGAACACGCAGTTATCGAGGCGGGGAACCGTGGCTAA